Below is a genomic region from Helicoverpa armigera isolate CAAS_96S chromosome 12, ASM3070526v1, whole genome shotgun sequence.
tttgcgcacccgtacgcaaaAGGCAAtgtgtctaaacacactatgccgaacgTACGCGACCAAAGTTCCGCGGCTGATTTTACGTTCCAACGTAATCGCCTTATATGACACACCATCAGTGCCGAACTTACGCGGCAGAAGTTCAGTTGCGCAATTTACGCGGGACGCGGGCGGGGGCATGCTTACCTCCCGCTGCTCGCCGCTCCCGATCTCCGTCGACAGTCGAACCGAACTTCGGTCGCCTATAATGTGTTTTCTACAGAATACGTTGCCACCGAATTTCCGCTGAACTTACGCCCGACTGAAGTTCGGCTGTACGCTATAACGCAACATAAAATAGCATTGCAGGCGTAATCAGGCCGAACTTTCTTCGCGTATcctcggcatagtgtgtttagacacaataaggcagtaaatcgcttctgcgcaggtgaaggtcagggctcaatatccgtgccgataactgtactcGAGAAGAAAGTACCTTTCCAACAGTgacataatttcaaaaaatctgtccagtagtttttgagtgtaCCTAtccatttaaaacatttttttttctttataatatttgttaggTTTAAAGTACCTCGGTGAAGTAAGAAAATGAAGCTATAAGTAATTGGTAATCAGGTAGGTCGTTTTACTTCTGCGTAGGCTATGGTGATGGTTTTGATCACTGTTTCAGGGACTAGCCAGCCATTGTACAGCTTatgaaaaaactattttcaccGCAAATGATAGACAAATCATTCTGGATAAAATAAACAGTCGACGTAATAAAGTCGCCGCCGGTGAAATCCGATCTCTTCCACCTGCTGAAAGTATGCTAAAGATGGtaaccattttatatttatgattaatTCGTCTTTTCATGACTTCACTTATACCGAGTCGATAggtagtttttataaataaaaaaaacggtaAAGTGCGAGTTGAACTCAcaacgaagggttccgtacttcCAGGGCCCggccagcagggccaaggtctgacggggctgcggaattgttcgaaagagttaccgcggccctggtacataaaaggcctacgacagaacacggcggtttttagtcagtaagagtctgacactccctcactgctgctaacccacagcaggaggggtcatttgatgattttgaacgtcgttaaaaaaagggttccgtacctaaatacataaaaatatgtttcttataTGGAGGCCCCCTACATTGATATCGTGCCTAAACCTAAAATGATTGGACTAATagacggacagcgaagtcttagtagtAGCGTACCCTTTTACCTTTTAGGCAGGTACGAAACTCTAAAAAGACCCACTTCTAAATTATTCGattaatttgaatgaattttaaaacaacaGGAATGGAACAAAGAGTTAGAAATTTCAGCGCAAAGGTGGGCGGACCAGTGTGTAAAACACAGGGTACCTGACATTCAAGATACTTGTCGAGATTTAGGTAAGGGTTTTCAAAAAACTAATATCTAGGTATATGCTTCATACCTGTACAAACTGAATCAACTCATCTATTTTCATTCAAAGGAATAAAGGCTCTTGGAATTTTTAAAAACCTAGTCATTTTGTCTTCCGTCACCGTCTTCTGTTgcgtgtattttaatataatttctttaaagGAAAATTAACAGTTGGTCAAAATATTGCTACGATACACGGTGAATCTCCCGGACTAGTACCCTTTGCCCTGGTCGACGTGTGGTACATGGAATTGCTGAACATCAATTCTTCGATAATGTTACGATATAAACCGTAAGTTAAAAGGATGTAATTCACTACACcttaaataagtacaaaagaAGCGTATTTGTTGATAAATTCTAAATTGCAGGTCTGAAACCAGTAATTCCCATTATGATTATTTTACACAACTTGTTTGGGAGGAGTCAAATCAAGTCGGCTGTGGCGGAGTTAAATTTAAAGTATGAACGCACTAGACAGTATCATAGATATGCAACATTTATCATGGAGTTGACTATGAGCTCCTGTTTGTTCTTGTAGTTTGGGCTTTCTTATGACGAATTCTTTAGTGGCTGTCAGGAATTCTAATCGCAGTCCCACTAAAACAGTATGTGTATTCTAATAAGTTGCATAGCTCTTTCTCTTTACTGAGAGTACCTATATACTATCGGCAAAATATGTGACATATTGCCGAACTTTCTTAAGAGTAGATAGTGATAGGTGATCGACTATCtaatgattaaattattaattaacataattcctTTTGAATCAGGAACGCCTTGAcgatgcaaataaaaaatatagaacgaTTTATAGATTGGTATGCAATTTTGCCCCCGCCGGCAATATTCGAAACAGATCTGTTTATTCGAGTGGTGTACCTTGCTCTAGATGTCCTATTGATGGCTCTTGTGATTCGGTATATGAAGCACTGTGTCGTAAGCATTGTTGCATATTCTTTCTTTCGAgtgattttattaataggttTGTGTAGTCGAATAACAATATTCCATATTTTTGTAGTTCAAAACTCTATAACGATAAATGATGCACAAGAAGAAAATCGCGCTATTTCCTATCGATCCGACGATGTGACTGAAAATACTACCACAAATGTTTTTCCGGCCGTTACAGAAACTATTACTGAAGATGTGATATCTACGTCAACTGAAAGCATACAGTTTATTTCTGATGTTACATTAGGAAGAGAAATCTTTACACCATTCGATTACTTTTctcatttatttgattatacGAAGCAATTGATAACTTCACGTACTAATACAAGTTCATGCAAAAATATTATGGCTGTAGACAACTTCGTAGAATTACTGAAGAAAAAGTTAATAAACGATCCTATGATAAAAGACCTACTATCCACATCAAAATCACATACGATTAGTAATTCTGAAGCCTCATTTGATGATGTCGGTGTGGCAGCTTTCATTGACGGAGTGTACAGTAAAAAAGAGCTGCCTACAACATCAAAACCAATGACGAGTGAATTCGTAAATTCTACATTTTTAGTCGATTTGATTGAAGCTGTGATATTCAGAAGTGGtggtaatatttaattggagtTAAATGTAACTTCATTCTAGACATATTTTCctatataattactttttacttttagaCAAAATGCCGATATCTGAGAAAAGCAGTCCAAATACTCCACCTTTGTCTTCAGTTCAACGTGTTATGGTTCAGGCAGAACTTGCAgaagttaaacaaaataacgAGTTCACTGGGCATTACTTTTTTCCTGAAGATGAGGAACAGAGTAACACTGAAAGCATAGAAAGCATAGAAACCTACTATGATGATATAAATTTACCTGTGTCAGACTTGGTCCtagaagatttaaaaataagcaCAGTTACCAACGATTTTTTAGACGATATTTTAGATTCTGATACCTCCATTGAAAGTACGACTGCAATCGCTATGTTGTCCCCGGATAGTATAAATTTGTATAAAAGCGGGCATGGCgttatgaaaaagtttttgcaaaatattaacCAGAATACTAACTCAAAATGAGCAATTTGTATCACATATAatgcttaaataaaaaagaagaagaaaaatctgCATAAAAACCATCACCAATaccaacaatattatattttttattatgttttttttttaaacatagagCATGAAAAGAGCATAGAATATTTTTGACTAAATCGGAGTTTATCTGCTATAATATAAACATAGAAGCCACTCGAAGCATCTTTTGCGCCCAACGTGTAAAAGTTTACAAGTATGTTTCCTTTGTTAATGATATTAATAATGCGGGATTGACTTGCTGATAGGACTGATTCTTAATGAATTTTTACAAGGAATTGTTgcttctaattttatataacaacAAAACCAGGATTGACTCAAAGAGTGAAATGCATCCTTAATTCCTAATTTGTCGAAACTTtagtttaatattgtttataaaagCAGTTTAGTCACTTTCTTAATAAATGAAAACGATTCACTtaagtgttattatttataatgacaatataacaataacaatttaagaaaacataaaactGCAAAGGGACCAAGGGTAATAGCGCTATTGCACGAACATGCATAGTCTATTGAATTTATTTCGTGATTAGGTGTACGAATTTTGTTAAGAAGCACATCACAAATATCACTACCACATAGAAAAGAACTTTTCGTTTGACAATATTTGATGTCTTGGGACCGTCGCAATGCTTCTCTTTTTTCTCTTCTTTTTCCTTCTTCGCAAATACAGTTGTGAGCTTTAGAGCTCTTAGTAACGCTTTCAGAATAAGAATAACTAACAGGTGTACTGGCAACCTCAGTAGCAGTAGTTGTGTGATGCAGGTATCTTAGTAATGGATCGGTTGAAGTTTTGGTATCAGAATTTCGTCTTCGAACATTAAGAGATCGACGTTCACAATAATCTTCATCTTCCGGTGCATCGCTGGAATGCTCATCAGATGAAGTGGGTGCTTTATTTCGGTCCTGGAAATCACGTGTACAAGTGGATGTTCGTGTGCATCCTTCCACATAACCGGGTGGCGTTCTTGAACCTACTTCCATTCCTATATTGATTTTACCATTCTTTCCATCGCCATCATTGCCGCCCATTTGAATCATTGTCCAAGTACAAGTAATTTTTCTCGTACAATGCTTTACTCGTTCAAATGGCGTATTAATAGTATATTCTGATGTTGATTTGGTAGTTACATCAGCCTTCTTGGTAGTTTTATCAGTCTTCGTGGTAGGTTTATCAGCCTTCTTAGCTGGAGCAGCTTTCGGCTTAGCTGCAGCAGCTTTCGGCTTAGCTGGAGCAGCTTTCGGCTTAGCTGGAGCAGCTTTCCCCTTCTGTCGCAAATTGCCTCCCCGTCGTAGGTTGTATTGAGCGTATTCATCGCTATTTTTTCTAAGATGCATTAATTCAtcaaatgataaatatttttctgtaacgTGGTCAGGCTGAACCACATCGTAATCTGTTGATCTCTGTGTTATTGGTTCCATACTTGTTAACCATTTGACAGAGGTTTTccgattgttattatttaacaatGTTGTAAATCTCATACTTTTGAGTTGAGGTAAGTTGTgactaaaattttcaatttgccaAAAGGGTTTTACTTCCATTTGATTTTCAAGTTGGCGCTTTTTTCTCAAATCGGAATCAAAAGAATGGTATAAGTAGTCTAGTTCATCTGGTTTATGTTTTTGATACTCAGTCATAGCTTTTGGTACTTGGTCATTAACTCTCGCTCCACCGATTAATTTGTAAGACCTGTTATAATTCCAGTTGTGTGATAACGAATCATTCGGAGACTTGTTTTCTTGAACATTTTGATTGCCACTTCGAAGTATAGCATTTGGGATCATGTCGTAATATTGGTATATTCCAGCTCGTCTATAATCGTTAAAATCATTGTTCTGTAGAATTGCTCCTGGACAAGTAGTTTTAAGGAAACATGTATTTGTAGTACATGGTATACTACATGGGCAATTTACATTGTGGTTGCAATTTGTACTTGCTGGTGGACATGTTTGCTGTGTATGAGCGCAAGTCTCGCGGGGAGTAATAAGTGACGGTGGGCAGGGGTGGTCTTTTTCTGGCTGCATGCAAAACATATCCGCACACGTGGATGGACATGTAGTCATTAGATGGCAACAACTTTCTGGTGCCCTTGTGCATTGGTTCGAACAAGAATCTTGAATTGGACTAATTTTACGGGTGCATTGTAGCTTTTGATTAAATCTTCTATAATtagtactaaaatataaattcattgaCAAGGTTGTGTAGTCGTATCGTCTATAATCTTGATTTGTATTTGAAATTGTGGTCATTTCGTAAGTGTGTCGCAGCGGTCCATGTCCATGATAAAGGTGTGAGTGGCCACGTTCGTGTGGATAATGGTATTCGTtgttattttgtgaaaaatttaTGTAACTATGCGCATTGAGCTGCTTGCGTAGTTGTGGAACTTGTTTGATAGCACCTGAaatagtaaacaataataattaagttgtCCACGTGATTACAGTTATCAGTCTTAACTTAGTGTGCTAAGAGAAGAATGACAATTTTACGTACCGTATGTTCTGTTTAACAAAATATGCCTTGTTTTTTGATTCCTTTTTTGGTTGCTAGAATGATTATTTGAgttatgtttaaaattattgcgGATGGGATCTATGTCTTGTTTCACAGAATCATTTGATAAATTCAGGATCTTAAGTAAACTATTCACTGGACGTCGTTGACTAGTTAATTTTGTAACTGTAATCAAGCAATGccattaatcattttgatgtcAAAATTTGAGATGATTAATGTATAGATAAAGGTACTAGGTAGGAACGTAGGCTTTTTGAATATGTTGTTACATTAGATGAATGTATATTCATAATTCATCAGAATACACATACATCTAATGTCACAAATTAAAGAATCACCTCTTGTATGCATACAGAATATAAGAGGTGATTCTTTTTGACCATATAGGCACATATGcaacttcattttatttacatataaactATGCAAGAGATAAAGCTAGAGTAGACTAATGAGAACAACTAAACTGTTACGATAAACACTAATCTCCAGAAGTCTCtgcttataaaactttttaaacgtATGATACACTCCCTggttataaattaaaagaaaatcttatatTGGGTTTGATCAGGCCTtatgattataatttttaattacttgtgGCATCATCTTGGTAACTACACAGTCCCTTGTATCTTTTATCTGGTATCATTTTGTCTTCACACTGTGTTCCAGGAAATCCTATGGAATACACTGGTTTCCCATGTAAATTGCCCCGAGGGGCAAAATTACAGACGAGTCTTTCTAACATTGCATGTCTTTCATCTACCTAAAACATTTGATAGGTAAGATTCacttaagataaaattattgaactattgaataaattacttaaatgaaattgattttacgtaaaattttgatgCCCCACATCCGACAAATTCTGTTTTAGCCCATATTAATTGTGTAAAGGAATTGGTCTTGGTATCCGTTGATCTGTAAGTAAGAAAATGAATATAGGTAATTGTGAAAAACAAGGGCAAAAATTTATTATGTAACCAATTAGGTAAGTATTACATTTAATTGCATTTTGTGCAACAATATATATGTTCGTCTGATAGTGAATTCGTCATAGCGAGAAGAAATTTAGAAACTAACAATGTTGTAATTGCATTTCTGTAATGCACAAAAGGCCCTTATTGTTGGCTCGATAAGAGCCTAATTTTAAGTAGAGACGTGTATAGAAATTAAACACATTAAGGCGGGTCCAGACATGTATCATTTTCCCGATCCAATGATCGTACAGACCGTATAGTCAACGCATATGTGGACGGGTAATGATATGCGTATTATGATAGGCGATCTCGAAACACCGTTATGATAAACCCCGGCCGATGTCTTGTCGGTTTTCGTCCGATCATCAAAGGTGATACAGATAAGGACGTGAGTCAGTCAGACGGATACGGAGCAAATTGGAGGCTTCCACAACTTGACACGGTGATCGGATACGGTGATCGGATTGGGCAAATGATACATGTCTGGACCTGCCTTTAGGTTCCAACGATGTGACAGTCTGTCGTCATTTGACCCGGACCCATCGTACACATATGCGTGGTAAAAGGAAAACGGTACTGGTGGTTATAAAAGTGACACGTGTCACATTGGACCTCTGTGCTCCATCGTCCCCGCTTTGTGgaaagttataatataaaatttaacgtTTATGCACGAGTCAACATTTCGTGTCGTGAGGACCGATTTTCTTAGTATTTACCCGTAACTACATGTGGGTGTGGGGATACTCAGTTTTGAACAGGGTGAGCTTTAAAACATTCTGACAATAAGTCAATGCTTGTTAGGCCAGTAAATAAAGCATGATTATTACCACAAACACAATTTagtaaatgttataattattatttctaacttAAAAGTGACTTTAGTTATGCTAAGAAATAGGGAAAAAGAATTAGAGAGCACATTACACTCCgcgttttgtaaaaatatttttgtctgtatttttaAGTATACTTTGGTTTGTTTTGGACACATTATGTCTTTACCTATAtttgtattacatatttatacttacttattgtaATAAGTGACACTCCCTGTAAAATCTAGGACTTCTATGAACCACATTTCAACGAAACCCTTTACACTTAGGCCGGGAGAAGTACCCAAAACACTAGCAATATTTTGCCCTACGCTTAAgttttctgaaatattaatttattaaggtTATTAACAACATAATACCATGATCCATCTACATACGCATGATCATCgaatattattacttaaatcTCTGCATTGATCTTCTTTGTCCGGACGTATTGAAGGATCACATTGATCGGCCCATCGCTGTGCAGAAATTGCCAG
It encodes:
- the LOC110374965 gene encoding uncharacterized protein LOC110374965; the protein is MLTLTNIIFITISIIFLPKCIAVDYCGTNYCNSSKQHTLCKYKGLASHCTAYEKTIFTANDRQIILDKINSRRNKVAAGEIRSLPPAESMLKMEWNKELEISAQRWADQCVKHRVPDIQDTCRDLGKLTVGQNIATIHGESPGLVPFALVDVWYMELLNINSSIMLRYKPSETSNSHYDYFTQLVWEESNQVGCGGVKFKERLDDANKKYRTIYRLVCNFAPAGNIRNRSVYSSGVPCSRCPIDGSCDSVYEALCLQNSITINDAQEENRAISYRSDDVTENTTTNVFPAVTETITEDVISTSTESIQFISDVTLGREIFTPFDYFSHLFDYTKQLITSRTNTSSCKNIMAVDNFVELLKKKLINDPMIKDLLSTSKSHTISNSEASFDDVGVAAFIDGVYSKKELPTTSKPMTSEFVNSTFLVDLIEAVIFRSGDKMPISEKSSPNTPPLSSVQRVMVQAELAEVKQNNEFTGHYFFPEDEEQSNTESIESIETYYDDINLPVSDLVLEDLKISTVTNDFLDDILDSDTSIESTTAIAMLSPDSINLYKSGHGVMKKFLQNINQNTNSK
- the LOC110374135 gene encoding uncharacterized protein LOC110374135; this encodes MIIFKLIVLFCYVHSFSAISVDFCKICLNHTLCKYKTQGPSPSCKSYDSSALLTSQDIIELVNKINERRNFVAMGHSRFLPQAADMKKVKWSNLLAISAQRWADQCDPSIRPDKEDQCRDLKNLSVGQNIASVLGTSPGLSVKGFVEMWFIEVLDFTGSVTYYNKSTDTKTNSFTQLIWAKTEFVGCGASKFYVDERHAMLERLVCNFAPRGNLHGKPVYSIGFPGTQCEDKMIPDKRYKGLCSYQDDATITKLTSQRRPVNSLLKILNLSNDSVKQDIDPIRNNFKHNSNNHSSNQKRNQKTRHILLNRTYGAIKQVPQLRKQLNAHSYINFSQNNNEYHYPHERGHSHLYHGHGPLRHTYEMTTISNTNQDYRRYDYTTLSMNLYFSTNYRRFNQKLQCTRKISPIQDSCSNQCTRAPESCCHLMTTCPSTCADMFCMQPEKDHPCPPSLITPRETCAHTQQTCPPASTNCNHNVNCPCSIPCTTNTCFLKTTCPGAILQNNDFNDYRRAGIYQYYDMIPNAILRSGNQNVQENKSPNDSLSHNWNYNRSYKLIGGARVNDQVPKAMTEYQKHKPDELDYLYHSFDSDLRKKRQLENQMEVKPFWQIENFSHNLPQLKSMRFTTLLNNNNRKTSVKWLTSMEPITQRSTDYDVVQPDHVTEKYLSFDELMHLRKNSDEYAQYNLRRGGNLRQKGKAAPAKPKAAPAKPKAAAAKPKAAPAKKADKPTTKTDKTTKKADVTTKSTSEYTINTPFERVKHCTRKITCTWTMIQMGGNDGDGKNGKINIGMEVGSRTPPGYVEGCTRTSTCTRDFQDRNKAPTSSDEHSSDAPEDEDYCERRSLNVRRRNSDTKTSTDPLLRYLHHTTTATEVASTPVSYSYSESVTKSSKAHNCICEEGKRREKREALRRSQDIKYCQTKSSFLCGSDICDVLLNKIRTPNHEINSIDYACSCNSAITLGPFAVLCFLKLLLLYCHYK